Below is a window of Mucilaginibacter ginkgonis DNA.
TAAAGGTATATAACAAAAAGGAGCGGCAAAAATTGCCGCTCCAATTAAAATCAATCAACTAAAACTTATTAATAACCCGGATTTTGAGTTAAGTTAGGGTTCTTTTGGATAGCCGAAGTTGGGATAGGCATTAACTGATAATGCTTATCAGGGTCAGCTGGTTTAAACGTACGCGCGTCACCGAAACGACCGAAACGGATCATGTCTTGTCTTCTCCATCCTTCGTAAGCAAACTCGCGGCCACGCTCATTTAACAATGAATCTGCATTGTAAGCAGCAGCTGTGAAGTTTGGCATGTTGGCCCTTGCGCGTACAGGCGCGGTATAAGTTAAAGAAGTACCAGTGTTACCCAAACGTAATTGAGTCTCGGCTTTCATTAACAACACGTCAGCATAACGCATTAACGGGAAGTCTGCATCCTGGTTCTGAGAACCCGGAGTGATCTGGAATTTTTGAACACGTACACCTTCGTTTTCTGCAGCAGAGGCAATGTTGCCAATTGTAGAAGTGAAGAATAACGGCGTTTTACCATCACGTAATAAAAGTGGTGTTACACCGTCAGCAGCATATTGCTGACCTGCTTGCCAACCTTGTTTACGGGTATCTGCATTGTTAAACCTTGCATAGTTTTCTGCAGATGTAGTAAAACCATTCCATGGACCACCCGTACTCTCTAATTTATATTTAGGAGCTTGGTTATAGTGCAAGGTGGTCATCTGGATGTGAAGACCAGGTGCATTAATGTGATCGAACGGAATTACAAAAATGTTCTCTGGTGAATTAGTATTGTTGCTGCTAAAGTTCGACAAGAAATCGCCTTGCAAGCTGTAACCAGATTTCTGGATCAAAGAGTCGCAATACTTATCAGCGTTTTGATAGCCTGTGTTATCAGTTGTACCTGTAATTACGTTTTGATTCAAATATAATTTAGCTAACAAAAAGTACGCACCCCAACGGTTAATACGGCCATACTGGCTTGGATCTGCAGCCGGAGTTTTAGCGCTTAATTTAGGACCAGCGTCTTGCAACTCTGTAATTAAATATGTAAATACATCTTTTGCAGCAGTTGTTTTAACGGTAGTAGCGTCTTGAGAAGCAGAAGTCAACAACGGTATGTTACCAAAGTTGGTTACCAATTGCATATAGTAATATGCACGTAACACACGCAACTCATTAGTTGAATAAGCTGTACTGGTTGTTTGCGGCAAACCTTTTAAAAGGCCAAGGGTGATATTGATTGCACCAATAGCGTCATAGCAGTTATTCCAGGAGTTTGAAATGTTGTCATTTGCCGCGTTATAAGTGTGCTGATACAAGGCTAACCATTTACCACCATCACCCCAGTCTGTACCACGGGTTGGTACAATGATACCATCCGTAGTTTCGTCTGCAGTTTGTAGTATAGTGTTCTCTTGAGCTATAGTTTGTAAGCTGGCATACGTACCCAACACAATTGAGTTAAGGTAAGCTGCGCTACCCGCCGCTTGCTCCTGTGTAACAGAATCTTGCGGAGTGTTGAGAGACTTTTTGCAAGACGTTAAGCTTACGCCTGCAAGAAAAGCTGCTGTGATTAAGAAATATCTCTTTTTCATATTATAAAGTGTTTATAATTATTTAAGCGTAAAGTTCACACCAAATGAGAATTGACGTGGACGTGGGTAATTTTGTCTTCTGTCTATACCGGCGTAGATACCAGAAGTAAATACTTCGGGATCAAGACCTTTATACGGTGTAAACGTGTAGATATTGTTACCTGCAACATATACGTGGATTCTGCTGATATAGTTGTTTGGAGCAATGCCAAAAGTATAACCAAGGTTAGCACTTTGTACTTTTAAGAATGAAGTGCTCTGCAACCAGAAAGTAGATGGCTGTGCAGGGCTGGTGATGTTATATTTAGCTGCGTCTTTCAAGATACCGTATACGCCTACTTTATCCAAGTCGGTATAGTCCATGTAAGTTTCGTTAAACGCTTTGCTACCGTACTGGCCACGTAAAAAGATGTTCAGATCCCAGTTTTTGTAAGTAAAGCTGTTGTTGATGCTATAAGTAAATTTAGGATCAGTTGTGTAGAACTTACGGTCTTGCGTGCTGCCATCATCAGCGTAATTTAAAGTACTTAGGTCTGTAACCGCAGTGCGAGTGCCATTGGCTCCATATTTCCAGAATAATTGGCGGCCTTGAGCATCCTGACCAGCATATTCAGGTAACAATAAAGTACCAATAGGCATACCAACTTTCAGGTAACCAATTTGTGAAACCTGACCGCTGATACCTAAACCACCTGTGCCTCCGTTAGTGTAGGTTTGCGTTACGTTAAAATTTGTACCGTTAAGACTACCGGATAGGTTAGTGATCTTGTTACGTACTAAACCAAAGTTTACAGCAGCGTTCCAGGTAAAGTCTTTGCGGGCAATGATCTTACCATTTACGTTAAACTCAAAACCTCTGTTGTCTAATGAACCAATGTTAGCAAGGATATTATTTACGAAGAACTGGCTACCCGTAGGTACTGTATAGTTAAATAACAGGTGGTCGGTCTTTCTGTCGAACACCTCGATGCTACCGTTTAAGCGGCCGTTAAATAAGCTGAAATCTGCGCCGAAGTTAGTTGTAGATACAACTTCCCAACGTAAATCGGCGTTAGCGTTCTGAACAGCGAAGTTGCGGCTCAAGAACTGGCCAGAAGTACCATCATAATATAATGTACCGGTTGAACCGAACAAGAATTGTGAGTTGTAAGGGCTGATGGCATCCTGGTTACCTACCTGGCCATAACCGGCACGTAGTTTCAATGAAGTTAACCAACGGGTGTCTTTCAAGAACTCTTCGCTGCCGATGTTCCATGCAACACTACCAGAAGGGAATACCTGGCCCTGGTTGTTGATACCCAATTTATTTGAGTGATCGTAACGGGCGTTACCTGTGATGTAGTATTTATCGTTGTAGTTATACTCGATACGACCGAAGATCGAATTTAAGATATAACCGTTATCGTAAGATGCGATGTCTTTGTTAGTGATCGCGTTTGCTGCACCAATGTTTTCGTTGGGTAAGTTGATGTTTGCAAAATCGTGAGCACCAACACGTAAACCCTGGTAGTTAGTTTGGTAACGCTCGGCACCTGCTGTAACATTTAACCTGCTTTTGCCAAAAACACCTTTGTAATTAGCGTAACCGCCAAAAGTTGATGTAGTTGCCATGGTTGACTGGCGATCGATATCACCTGTGCTGGTCAATTGTGGGGTATAGCCAAATTGATCTGCAATTGGTTTAACCAACGGACCCGGAGGATAGTAGATATAACCGTAACCGTTATCTCTTGTTGCGTTTGCAAACGGGCTCAGGGTAATTTCTTTGGTTAAGTTATAGTCTAAACGTAGGTTACCATTGATACGGCTGATGGTGTTTCTGTTTTGCGTATAGAACAACAGTGGAAGCGGGTTAGCTTCTTGAGTGTTGCTGATAGACTGATAATTGTTAGGATTAAGAGCAGGATCATTTGCAACACCGGCCAAATTGTAAGGGCTGATAACAGATGGTACAGACAGCGCGTTAAGGAACACGTTATTGTCGCCACCGTTTTGACCCGGAGTTTCAACAAACTTAGATTGTGTATGAGAACCAGAAATGTTCATGGTAATCAATAACTTATCATTTAAAGCCTTTTGGTCCAAGTTTAAACGTGCGTTTAAGTCTTTACGATAGTTGTAAGCAATACCTTGTTGATCTATATAGCTGATAGATCCACGATAATGGCCTTTTTCTGAACCACCTGAGATTGCAACGTTCTCGTTATGAGTAAATGCGGTGCGGGTAATTAACTTAAACCAATTGGTATTAGCTCCCTGGTCGCTTGTTGTAGTAGTACCTGTAGGCATAGCAGTACCTTTAACTTGCTGGTACAATTGCAGGTACAAGTTACGGTCTGCAAACTCAGGCAATTTTAAAGGAGATTCAGTAGCTACGTAAGAGTTTACATCTACCTGAGCTTTACCTGCTTTACCGGTTTTAGTGGTAATTAAGATAACACCGCCTGCAGCACGTGAACCGTAAATAGCAGCAGCAGATGCATCTTTCAATACGTCAAAAGACTCGATATCATTAGGAGATACAGAACGGATGTCTGCACCCTCGATACCGTCAATTACGTATAACGGATCGTTACCACCTGATAATGAAGCGGTACCACGGATACGTACGGTTGGGTTTGAGTTAGGGTCTCCATCAAATGTAGTGATCACTACACCAGGCGCTTTACCTTGTAACTGTTGTAACGGGTTAGTAGTAACACCTTGTACGAAATCGCCTGATGATACTTTAACAACAGCACCGGTAGCGTCTTTTTTACGTACAGTACCGAAACCAACCACCAACACCTCGTTAAGAGATGTATTTGTTGATTCCATAGATACGTTAACTACGTCGCCGGTTACGGCTACTTCTTTACGTGAGTAACCTAAATAAGTAAATACTAGCGTTGTAGTGTTTGATGGAACTGAAATACGGAAATTACCGTTTACATCAGTTGCGCCACCAATAGAAGTGCCGCTTGCAACTATTGCAACGCCCGGCAGGGTCGAGCCGTCTTTGGCATCGGTAACTTTACCTGTAATTACTTTGTTCTGCGCCATTGCGGGGTGCAGGGCTAAACAAAATACAGCAAAGAAAAATAGTTTAAGTAAATTCTTTAAATGCATAACATTTGGTTTAATAAGATAATTTGGTTAAAAACAGATTGTGCTTAAAACGGAACGCCGTTTAAACACTTTGGAAATGGGGTATTTGCGGCATCCATTATCCAGAAAAGAATTGCCCTAAGTGCGAAGCGTAAAGTTTAATCATTTATATAATTTATTCGGTTTAAAACTAGCTATCCAAGCCTATTGAAACTTATAACGTACGCCGCAACTAGTGCATCGGCACGATACGTGTTTTTTCAAAAAGTTATTTAAGCTAAGCTGATATGGGGTTTCTCAGGCCCTTGGTTTTATACCAGCACGCGGTTAAATAATTGGATTACACAAAGTAAAAAATATAATAACTCAAAAACTATAAAGCCAACCCAAATTTAGAAAAATATAATGTTTATAAAATATAATGCACTATAAATCAAATACTTAAGTATTTAACACCTTGTAAAAATATAACGTTTTTTAACGCTTTTACAGGCTTTTAACACCTCTATAA
It encodes the following:
- a CDS encoding RagB/SusD family nutrient uptake outer membrane protein — translated: MKKRYFLITAAFLAGVSLTSCKKSLNTPQDSVTQEQAAGSAAYLNSIVLGTYASLQTIAQENTILQTADETTDGIIVPTRGTDWGDGGKWLALYQHTYNAANDNISNSWNNCYDAIGAINITLGLLKGLPQTTSTAYSTNELRVLRAYYYMQLVTNFGNIPLLTSASQDATTVKTTAAKDVFTYLITELQDAGPKLSAKTPAADPSQYGRINRWGAYFLLAKLYLNQNVITGTTDNTGYQNADKYCDSLIQKSGYSLQGDFLSNFSSNNTNSPENIFVIPFDHINAPGLHIQMTTLHYNQAPKYKLESTGGPWNGFTTSAENYARFNNADTRKQGWQAGQQYAADGVTPLLLRDGKTPLFFTSTIGNIASAAENEGVRVQKFQITPGSQNQDADFPLMRYADVLLMKAETQLRLGNTGTSLTYTAPVRARANMPNFTAAAYNADSLLNERGREFAYEGWRRQDMIRFGRFGDARTFKPADPDKHYQLMPIPTSAIQKNPNLTQNPGY
- a CDS encoding SusC/RagA family TonB-linked outer membrane protein, giving the protein MHLKNLLKLFFFAVFCLALHPAMAQNKVITGKVTDAKDGSTLPGVAIVASGTSIGGATDVNGNFRISVPSNTTTLVFTYLGYSRKEVAVTGDVVNVSMESTNTSLNEVLVVGFGTVRKKDATGAVVKVSSGDFVQGVTTNPLQQLQGKAPGVVITTFDGDPNSNPTVRIRGTASLSGGNDPLYVIDGIEGADIRSVSPNDIESFDVLKDASAAAIYGSRAAGGVILITTKTGKAGKAQVDVNSYVATESPLKLPEFADRNLYLQLYQQVKGTAMPTGTTTTSDQGANTNWFKLITRTAFTHNENVAISGGSEKGHYRGSISYIDQQGIAYNYRKDLNARLNLDQKALNDKLLITMNISGSHTQSKFVETPGQNGGDNNVFLNALSVPSVISPYNLAGVANDPALNPNNYQSISNTQEANPLPLLFYTQNRNTISRINGNLRLDYNLTKEITLSPFANATRDNGYGYIYYPPGPLVKPIADQFGYTPQLTSTGDIDRQSTMATTSTFGGYANYKGVFGKSRLNVTAGAERYQTNYQGLRVGAHDFANINLPNENIGAANAITNKDIASYDNGYILNSIFGRIEYNYNDKYYITGNARYDHSNKLGINNQGQVFPSGSVAWNIGSEEFLKDTRWLTSLKLRAGYGQVGNQDAISPYNSQFLFGSTGTLYYDGTSGQFLSRNFAVQNANADLRWEVVSTTNFGADFSLFNGRLNGSIEVFDRKTDHLLFNYTVPTGSQFFVNNILANIGSLDNRGFEFNVNGKIIARKDFTWNAAVNFGLVRNKITNLSGSLNGTNFNVTQTYTNGGTGGLGISGQVSQIGYLKVGMPIGTLLLPEYAGQDAQGRQLFWKYGANGTRTAVTDLSTLNYADDGSTQDRKFYTTDPKFTYSINNSFTYKNWDLNIFLRGQYGSKAFNETYMDYTDLDKVGVYGILKDAAKYNITSPAQPSTFWLQSTSFLKVQSANLGYTFGIAPNNYISRIHVYVAGNNIYTFTPYKGLDPEVFTSGIYAGIDRRQNYPRPRQFSFGVNFTLK